A window of the Lagenorhynchus albirostris chromosome 1, mLagAlb1.1, whole genome shotgun sequence genome harbors these coding sequences:
- the LOC132514534 gene encoding acyl-coenzyme A thioesterase 6-like isoform X5, with protein sequence MLQHPKVKGPSVGLLGFSKGGDLCLSMASFLKGITATAVINACVANTIAPLHYKDMIIPNLSSDPGKYKITESGVLNLEDIWNDPLEKPNHRSLIPLEKAQGPFLFIVGMDDHNWKSEFYAQIASERLQAHGKDRPQIIYYPGTGHCIDPPYFPLCRASVHAVLDQPVFYGGEPKAHSRAQVDAWQQIQTFFHKHLNGKKSVKPSKL encoded by the coding sequence GTGAAAGGCCCTAGTGTTGGGCTTCTTGGCTTCTCCAAAGGAGGTGACCTGTGTCTCTCAATGGCCTCTTTCTTGAAGGGCATCACAGCTACTGCAGTTATTAATGCCTGTGTGGCCAACACAATAGCTCCTCTGCATTACAAGGATATGATTATTCCTAATCTCAGCAGTGAcccaggaaaatataaaatcactgAGTCAGGCGTTTTGAATTTGGAGGATATTTGGAATGACCCACTGGAGAAACCCAACCACCGAAGTCTTATTCCATTGGAAAAGGCCCAGGGACCCTTCCTGTTTATCGTTGGCATGGATGATCATAACTGGAAGAGTGAATTCTATGCCCAGATAGCCTCTGAACGGTTACAAGCCCATGGGAAAGACAGACCCCAGATAATCTACTACCCAGGAACTGGCCATTGTATTGATCCgccttattttcctctttgtagAGCCTCTGTGCATGCAGTTTTGGACCAACCAGTATTCTATGGAGGTGAGCCAAAGGCTCACTCAAGGGCACAGGTAGATGCCTGGCAGCAAATCCAAACTTTCTTCCATAAACACCTCAATGGTAAAAAATCTGTCAAGCCCAGCAAATTGTAA